A stretch of the Hippocampus zosterae strain Florida chromosome 16, ASM2543408v3, whole genome shotgun sequence genome encodes the following:
- the LOC127588052 gene encoding carotenoid-cleaving dioxygenase, mitochondrial-like isoform X1, whose product MAPVSKAEDAQNEVKKGEEDKKGEEKKGEKKKGEEKKVEEKKAEVKKGEEKKGKEEKGEEKKVEEKKAEEKKGEEKKVEEKKGEKKKGEKKKGEGKKGEVKKGEEEKGEEEKGEVKKGEEKKVEEKKGEKKKGEKKKGEGKKVEEKKAEEKKGEEEKGEVKKGEEEKGEVKKGEKKKGEKKKGEEKKGEEKKVEEKNAEVKKGEEKKVEEKKGEKKKGEEKKVEEKKVEEKKAEAKKGEEKKGNTTELKGLESLAPLVRSVEETPDAIHAEVQGTIPHWINGSLLRNGPAKFEFGDTSFNHWFDGMAMLHKFKMEKGQVTYTSRFLRSEAYKKNSERDRIMVSEFGTVAMPDPCQNIFQRFFSRFEMIKPTDNANVNFMKYKGDYYVSTETNLIHKVNPENLETLQQVDWSTFVAVNGATAHPHYDPDGTCFNMGNSYEGKGTTYNIIRVPPGKSNDYDTLQGASILCSIAPSNKSHPSYYHSFAMSENYVVFIEQPIKIDLVKIVTCKLRGKAFSDAVYWDPKQDTILHLIDKKTGEASPVKYYAKAFSNFHQINAFEESGFLILDLCCADDGKALDIYTLQNLRKSGEALDKLYNNMSKVFPRRFVLPLQVSDDTPIDKNLNTRPSSKATCVKKSKTRVFCQSEDLHGDDLYQYGGLEFPHINYKRYNTRPYRYFYGCGFKHLFGDSLLKMDLNDRTLKVWYQKGLFPSEPVFVPSPNAVEEDDGVILSVVLCPSQDKATFLLVLNAKTFEELGRANVPVNMPYGFHGVFNASVQ is encoded by the exons AAGATGCCCAAAATGAGGTGAAGAAAGGTGAGGAGGACAAAAAAGGTGAGGAGAAGAAGGGTGAGAAGAAGAAAGGTGAGGAAAAGAAAGTTGAGGAGAAGAAAGCTGAGGTGAAGAAGGGTGAGGAGAAGAAGGGTAAGGAGGAGAAGGGTGAGGAAAAGAAAGTTGAGGAGAAGAAAGCTGAGGAGAAGAAGGGTGAGGAGAAGAAGGTTGAGGAGAAGAAGGGTGAGAAGAAGAAGGGTGAGAAGAAGAAAGGTGAGGGAAAGAAA GGTGAGGTGAAGAAGGGTGAGGAGGAGAAGGGTGAGGAGGAGAAGGGTGAGGTGAAGAAGGGTGAGGAGAAGAAGGTTGAGGAGAAGAAGGGTGAGAAGAAGAAGGGTGAGAAGAAGAAAGGTGAGGGAAAGAAAGTTGAGGAGAAGAAAGCTGAGGAGAAGAAGGGTGAGGAGGAGAAGGGTGAGGTGAAGAAGGGTGAGGAGGAGAAGGGTGAGGTGAAGAAGGGTGAGAAGAAGAAGGGTGAGAAGAAGAAAGGTGAGGAGAAGAAAGGTGAGGAAAAGAAAGTTGAGGAGAAGAACGCTGAGGTGAAGAAAGGTGAGGAGAAGAAGGTTGAGGAGAAGAAGGGTGAGAAGAAGAAAGGTGAGGAGAAGAAAGTTGAGGAAAAGAAAGTTGAGGAGAAGAAAGCTGAGGCGAAGAAAGGTGAGGAGAAGAAAGGTAACACGACAGAATTGAAAGGTTTGGAGAGCCTCGCTCCCCTGGTCCGCTCTGTCGAGGAGACCCCCGATGCGATCCATGCTGAGGTACAAGGGACCATTCCCCACTGGATCAATGGCAGCCTGCTCCGAAACGGCCCGGCAAAGTTTGAGTTTGGAGACACTTC CTTCAACCACTGGTTTGATGGGATGGCCATGCTCCACAAATTCAAGATGGAGAAAGGCCAGGTGACATACACCAGTCGCTTCCTGCGCAGCGAAGCCTACAAGAAGAATAGCGAGCGGGACCGTATCATGGTGTCAGAATTTGGTACCGTGGCGATGCCCGACCCTTGTCAAAACATCTTCCAGCGATTCTTCTCTCGCTTTGAGATGATAA AGCCCACAGACAACGCAAATGTCAACTTTATGAAATACAAAGGAGACTACTATGTCAGCACAGAGACCAACCTGATCCACAAGGTGAACCCAGAGAACCTGGAAACACTCCAACAG GTAGATTGGAGCACGTTTGTTGCCGTTAATGGAGCGACGGCCCACCCTCACTACGACCCTGATGGCACCTGCTTCAATATGGGCAACTCCTATGAGGGCAAAG GAACCACGTACAACATCATCCGCGTACCTCCTGGGAAGTCGAACGACTACGACACCCTGCAAGGTGCCAGCATTCTCTGTTCCATCGCGCCTTCGAACAAGTCCCACCCCTCCTACTACCACAGCTTTG CCATGTCGGAGAACTACGTGGTGTTCATTGAGCAGCCGATTAAAATAGACCTGGTGAAGATAGTCACATGTAAGTTGCGGGGAAAAGCGTTCAGCGACGCTGTTTACTGGGACCCCAAGCAAGACACCATCCTGCATCTTATCGACAAGAAAACGGGAGAG GCCAGCCCAGTGAAGTACTACGCCAAAGCTTTCTCCAACTTCCATCAAATCAACGCCTTTGAAGAGTCCGGATTCTTGATTTTGGACCTCTGTTGCGCTGACGACGGCAAAGCCCTTGACATTTACACCCTTCAAAATTTACGCAAGTCGGGAGAAGCACTGGATAAG CTGTACAACAACATGAGCAAGGTTTTCCCTCGCCGCTTTGTTTTGCCCCTCCAAGTGAGCGATGACACGCCGATCGATAAAAACCTGAACACTCGGCCTTCCAGTAAAGCAACATGTGTCAAAAAGAGCAAGACAAGG GTGTTCTGCCAATCCGAGGATCTCCATGGCGATGACCTCTACCAATACGGTGGCCTGGAATTCCCTCACATCAACTACAAGCGATACAACACGAGGCCTTATCGGTATTTCTACGGCTGTGGTTTCAAACACTTGTTTGGAGACTCGCTTCTCAAGATGGACCTCAACGACAGGACGCTGAAG GTGTGGTACCAGAAGGGCCTCTTTCCATCGGAGCCGGTTTTTGTGCCCTCACCAAACGCCGTGGAGGAGGATGATGGCGTCATCCTCTCCGTGGTTCTGTGCCCTTCGCAG GATAAAGCCACATTCCTCCTGGTTTTGAACGCCAAGACGTTTGAGGAGTTGGGAAGAGCCAACGTGCCCGTCAACATGCCCTACGGCTTCCACGGTGTCTTCAACGCATCTGTTCAATGA
- the LOC127588052 gene encoding carotenoid-cleaving dioxygenase, mitochondrial-like isoform X11, with product MAPVSKAEDAQNEVKKGEEDKKGEEKKGEKKKGEEKKVEEKKAEVKKGEEKKGKEEKGEEKKVEEKKAEEKKGEEKKVEEKKGEKKKGEKKKGEGKKGEVKKGEEEKGEEEKGEVKKGEEKKVEEKKGEKKKGEKKKGEGKKVEEKKAEEKKGEEEKGEVKKGEEEKGEVKKGEKKKGEKKKGEEKKGEEKKVEEKNAEVKKGEEKKGNTTELKGLESLAPLVRSVEETPDAIHAEVQGTIPHWINGSLLRNGPAKFEFGDTSFNHWFDGMAMLHKFKMEKGQVTYTSRFLRSEAYKKNSERDRIMVSEFGTVAMPDPCQNIFQRFFSRFEMIKPTDNANVNFMKYKGDYYVSTETNLIHKVNPENLETLQQVDWSTFVAVNGATAHPHYDPDGTCFNMGNSYEGKGTTYNIIRVPPGKSNDYDTLQGASILCSIAPSNKSHPSYYHSFAMSENYVVFIEQPIKIDLVKIVTCKLRGKAFSDAVYWDPKQDTILHLIDKKTGEASPVKYYAKAFSNFHQINAFEESGFLILDLCCADDGKALDIYTLQNLRKSGEALDKLYNNMSKVFPRRFVLPLQVSDDTPIDKNLNTRPSSKATCVKKSKTRVFCQSEDLHGDDLYQYGGLEFPHINYKRYNTRPYRYFYGCGFKHLFGDSLLKMDLNDRTLKVWYQKGLFPSEPVFVPSPNAVEEDDGVILSVVLCPSQDKATFLLVLNAKTFEELGRANVPVNMPYGFHGVFNASVQ from the exons AAGATGCCCAAAATGAGGTGAAGAAAGGTGAGGAGGACAAAAAAGGTGAGGAGAAGAAGGGTGAGAAGAAGAAAGGTGAGGAAAAGAAAGTTGAGGAGAAGAAAGCTGAGGTGAAGAAGGGTGAGGAGAAGAAGGGTAAGGAGGAGAAGGGTGAGGAAAAGAAAGTTGAGGAGAAGAAAGCTGAGGAGAAGAAGGGTGAGGAGAAGAAGGTTGAGGAGAAGAAGGGTGAGAAGAAGAAGGGTGAGAAGAAGAAAGGTGAGGGAAAGAAA GGTGAGGTGAAGAAGGGTGAGGAGGAGAAGGGTGAGGAGGAGAAGGGTGAGGTGAAGAAGGGTGAGGAGAAGAAGGTTGAGGAGAAGAAGGGTGAGAAGAAGAAGGGTGAGAAGAAGAAAGGTGAGGGAAAGAAAGTTGAGGAGAAGAAAGCTGAGGAGAAGAAGGGTGAGGAGGAGAAGGGTGAGGTGAAGAAGGGTGAGGAGGAGAAGGGTGAGGTGAAGAAGGGTGAGAAGAAGAAGGGTGAGAAGAAGAAAGGTGAGGAGAAGAAAGGTGAGGAAAAGAAAGTTGAGGAGAAGAACGCTGAGGTGAAGAAAG GTGAGGAGAAGAAAGGTAACACGACAGAATTGAAAGGTTTGGAGAGCCTCGCTCCCCTGGTCCGCTCTGTCGAGGAGACCCCCGATGCGATCCATGCTGAGGTACAAGGGACCATTCCCCACTGGATCAATGGCAGCCTGCTCCGAAACGGCCCGGCAAAGTTTGAGTTTGGAGACACTTC CTTCAACCACTGGTTTGATGGGATGGCCATGCTCCACAAATTCAAGATGGAGAAAGGCCAGGTGACATACACCAGTCGCTTCCTGCGCAGCGAAGCCTACAAGAAGAATAGCGAGCGGGACCGTATCATGGTGTCAGAATTTGGTACCGTGGCGATGCCCGACCCTTGTCAAAACATCTTCCAGCGATTCTTCTCTCGCTTTGAGATGATAA AGCCCACAGACAACGCAAATGTCAACTTTATGAAATACAAAGGAGACTACTATGTCAGCACAGAGACCAACCTGATCCACAAGGTGAACCCAGAGAACCTGGAAACACTCCAACAG GTAGATTGGAGCACGTTTGTTGCCGTTAATGGAGCGACGGCCCACCCTCACTACGACCCTGATGGCACCTGCTTCAATATGGGCAACTCCTATGAGGGCAAAG GAACCACGTACAACATCATCCGCGTACCTCCTGGGAAGTCGAACGACTACGACACCCTGCAAGGTGCCAGCATTCTCTGTTCCATCGCGCCTTCGAACAAGTCCCACCCCTCCTACTACCACAGCTTTG CCATGTCGGAGAACTACGTGGTGTTCATTGAGCAGCCGATTAAAATAGACCTGGTGAAGATAGTCACATGTAAGTTGCGGGGAAAAGCGTTCAGCGACGCTGTTTACTGGGACCCCAAGCAAGACACCATCCTGCATCTTATCGACAAGAAAACGGGAGAG GCCAGCCCAGTGAAGTACTACGCCAAAGCTTTCTCCAACTTCCATCAAATCAACGCCTTTGAAGAGTCCGGATTCTTGATTTTGGACCTCTGTTGCGCTGACGACGGCAAAGCCCTTGACATTTACACCCTTCAAAATTTACGCAAGTCGGGAGAAGCACTGGATAAG CTGTACAACAACATGAGCAAGGTTTTCCCTCGCCGCTTTGTTTTGCCCCTCCAAGTGAGCGATGACACGCCGATCGATAAAAACCTGAACACTCGGCCTTCCAGTAAAGCAACATGTGTCAAAAAGAGCAAGACAAGG GTGTTCTGCCAATCCGAGGATCTCCATGGCGATGACCTCTACCAATACGGTGGCCTGGAATTCCCTCACATCAACTACAAGCGATACAACACGAGGCCTTATCGGTATTTCTACGGCTGTGGTTTCAAACACTTGTTTGGAGACTCGCTTCTCAAGATGGACCTCAACGACAGGACGCTGAAG GTGTGGTACCAGAAGGGCCTCTTTCCATCGGAGCCGGTTTTTGTGCCCTCACCAAACGCCGTGGAGGAGGATGATGGCGTCATCCTCTCCGTGGTTCTGTGCCCTTCGCAG GATAAAGCCACATTCCTCCTGGTTTTGAACGCCAAGACGTTTGAGGAGTTGGGAAGAGCCAACGTGCCCGTCAACATGCCCTACGGCTTCCACGGTGTCTTCAACGCATCTGTTCAATGA
- the LOC127588052 gene encoding carotenoid-cleaving dioxygenase, mitochondrial-like isoform X9, translated as MAPVSKAEDAQNEVKKGEEDKKGEEKKGEKKKGEEKKVEEKKAEVKKGEEKKGKEEKGEEKKVEEKKAEEKKGEEKKVEEKKGEKKKGEKKKGEGKKGEVKKGEEEKGEEEKGEVKKGEEKKVEEKKGEKKKGEKKKGEGKKVEEKKAEEKKGEEEKGEVKKGEEEKGEVKKGEKKKGEKKKGEEKKGEEKKVEEKNAEVKKVEEKKAEAKKGEEKKGNTTELKGLESLAPLVRSVEETPDAIHAEVQGTIPHWINGSLLRNGPAKFEFGDTSFNHWFDGMAMLHKFKMEKGQVTYTSRFLRSEAYKKNSERDRIMVSEFGTVAMPDPCQNIFQRFFSRFEMIKPTDNANVNFMKYKGDYYVSTETNLIHKVNPENLETLQQVDWSTFVAVNGATAHPHYDPDGTCFNMGNSYEGKGTTYNIIRVPPGKSNDYDTLQGASILCSIAPSNKSHPSYYHSFAMSENYVVFIEQPIKIDLVKIVTCKLRGKAFSDAVYWDPKQDTILHLIDKKTGEASPVKYYAKAFSNFHQINAFEESGFLILDLCCADDGKALDIYTLQNLRKSGEALDKLYNNMSKVFPRRFVLPLQVSDDTPIDKNLNTRPSSKATCVKKSKTRVFCQSEDLHGDDLYQYGGLEFPHINYKRYNTRPYRYFYGCGFKHLFGDSLLKMDLNDRTLKVWYQKGLFPSEPVFVPSPNAVEEDDGVILSVVLCPSQDKATFLLVLNAKTFEELGRANVPVNMPYGFHGVFNASVQ; from the exons AAGATGCCCAAAATGAGGTGAAGAAAGGTGAGGAGGACAAAAAAGGTGAGGAGAAGAAGGGTGAGAAGAAGAAAGGTGAGGAAAAGAAAGTTGAGGAGAAGAAAGCTGAGGTGAAGAAGGGTGAGGAGAAGAAGGGTAAGGAGGAGAAGGGTGAGGAAAAGAAAGTTGAGGAGAAGAAAGCTGAGGAGAAGAAGGGTGAGGAGAAGAAGGTTGAGGAGAAGAAGGGTGAGAAGAAGAAGGGTGAGAAGAAGAAAGGTGAGGGAAAGAAA GGTGAGGTGAAGAAGGGTGAGGAGGAGAAGGGTGAGGAGGAGAAGGGTGAGGTGAAGAAGGGTGAGGAGAAGAAGGTTGAGGAGAAGAAGGGTGAGAAGAAGAAGGGTGAGAAGAAGAAAGGTGAGGGAAAGAAAGTTGAGGAGAAGAAAGCTGAGGAGAAGAAGGGTGAGGAGGAGAAGGGTGAGGTGAAGAAGGGTGAGGAGGAGAAGGGTGAGGTGAAGAAGGGTGAGAAGAAGAAGGGTGAGAAGAAGAAAGGTGAGGAGAAGAAAGGTGAGGAAAAGAAAGTTGAGGAGAAGAACGCTGAGGTGAAGAAAG TTGAGGAGAAGAAAGCTGAGGCGAAGAAAGGTGAGGAGAAGAAAGGTAACACGACAGAATTGAAAGGTTTGGAGAGCCTCGCTCCCCTGGTCCGCTCTGTCGAGGAGACCCCCGATGCGATCCATGCTGAGGTACAAGGGACCATTCCCCACTGGATCAATGGCAGCCTGCTCCGAAACGGCCCGGCAAAGTTTGAGTTTGGAGACACTTC CTTCAACCACTGGTTTGATGGGATGGCCATGCTCCACAAATTCAAGATGGAGAAAGGCCAGGTGACATACACCAGTCGCTTCCTGCGCAGCGAAGCCTACAAGAAGAATAGCGAGCGGGACCGTATCATGGTGTCAGAATTTGGTACCGTGGCGATGCCCGACCCTTGTCAAAACATCTTCCAGCGATTCTTCTCTCGCTTTGAGATGATAA AGCCCACAGACAACGCAAATGTCAACTTTATGAAATACAAAGGAGACTACTATGTCAGCACAGAGACCAACCTGATCCACAAGGTGAACCCAGAGAACCTGGAAACACTCCAACAG GTAGATTGGAGCACGTTTGTTGCCGTTAATGGAGCGACGGCCCACCCTCACTACGACCCTGATGGCACCTGCTTCAATATGGGCAACTCCTATGAGGGCAAAG GAACCACGTACAACATCATCCGCGTACCTCCTGGGAAGTCGAACGACTACGACACCCTGCAAGGTGCCAGCATTCTCTGTTCCATCGCGCCTTCGAACAAGTCCCACCCCTCCTACTACCACAGCTTTG CCATGTCGGAGAACTACGTGGTGTTCATTGAGCAGCCGATTAAAATAGACCTGGTGAAGATAGTCACATGTAAGTTGCGGGGAAAAGCGTTCAGCGACGCTGTTTACTGGGACCCCAAGCAAGACACCATCCTGCATCTTATCGACAAGAAAACGGGAGAG GCCAGCCCAGTGAAGTACTACGCCAAAGCTTTCTCCAACTTCCATCAAATCAACGCCTTTGAAGAGTCCGGATTCTTGATTTTGGACCTCTGTTGCGCTGACGACGGCAAAGCCCTTGACATTTACACCCTTCAAAATTTACGCAAGTCGGGAGAAGCACTGGATAAG CTGTACAACAACATGAGCAAGGTTTTCCCTCGCCGCTTTGTTTTGCCCCTCCAAGTGAGCGATGACACGCCGATCGATAAAAACCTGAACACTCGGCCTTCCAGTAAAGCAACATGTGTCAAAAAGAGCAAGACAAGG GTGTTCTGCCAATCCGAGGATCTCCATGGCGATGACCTCTACCAATACGGTGGCCTGGAATTCCCTCACATCAACTACAAGCGATACAACACGAGGCCTTATCGGTATTTCTACGGCTGTGGTTTCAAACACTTGTTTGGAGACTCGCTTCTCAAGATGGACCTCAACGACAGGACGCTGAAG GTGTGGTACCAGAAGGGCCTCTTTCCATCGGAGCCGGTTTTTGTGCCCTCACCAAACGCCGTGGAGGAGGATGATGGCGTCATCCTCTCCGTGGTTCTGTGCCCTTCGCAG GATAAAGCCACATTCCTCCTGGTTTTGAACGCCAAGACGTTTGAGGAGTTGGGAAGAGCCAACGTGCCCGTCAACATGCCCTACGGCTTCCACGGTGTCTTCAACGCATCTGTTCAATGA
- the LOC127588052 gene encoding carotenoid-cleaving dioxygenase, mitochondrial-like isoform X7 — MAPVSKAEDAQNEVKKGEEDKKGEEKKGEKKKGEEKKVEEKKAEVKKGEEKKGKEEKGEEKKVEEKKAEEKKGEEKKVEEKKGEKKKGEKKKGEGKKGEVKKGEEEKGEEEKGEVKKGEEKKVEEKKGEKKKGEKKKGEGKKVEEKKAEEKKGEEEKGEVKKGEEEKGEVKKGEKKKGEKKKGEEKKGEEKKVEEKNAEVKKGEEKKVEEKKGEKKKVEEKKAEAKKGEEKKGNTTELKGLESLAPLVRSVEETPDAIHAEVQGTIPHWINGSLLRNGPAKFEFGDTSFNHWFDGMAMLHKFKMEKGQVTYTSRFLRSEAYKKNSERDRIMVSEFGTVAMPDPCQNIFQRFFSRFEMIKPTDNANVNFMKYKGDYYVSTETNLIHKVNPENLETLQQVDWSTFVAVNGATAHPHYDPDGTCFNMGNSYEGKGTTYNIIRVPPGKSNDYDTLQGASILCSIAPSNKSHPSYYHSFAMSENYVVFIEQPIKIDLVKIVTCKLRGKAFSDAVYWDPKQDTILHLIDKKTGEASPVKYYAKAFSNFHQINAFEESGFLILDLCCADDGKALDIYTLQNLRKSGEALDKLYNNMSKVFPRRFVLPLQVSDDTPIDKNLNTRPSSKATCVKKSKTRVFCQSEDLHGDDLYQYGGLEFPHINYKRYNTRPYRYFYGCGFKHLFGDSLLKMDLNDRTLKVWYQKGLFPSEPVFVPSPNAVEEDDGVILSVVLCPSQDKATFLLVLNAKTFEELGRANVPVNMPYGFHGVFNASVQ, encoded by the exons AAGATGCCCAAAATGAGGTGAAGAAAGGTGAGGAGGACAAAAAAGGTGAGGAGAAGAAGGGTGAGAAGAAGAAAGGTGAGGAAAAGAAAGTTGAGGAGAAGAAAGCTGAGGTGAAGAAGGGTGAGGAGAAGAAGGGTAAGGAGGAGAAGGGTGAGGAAAAGAAAGTTGAGGAGAAGAAAGCTGAGGAGAAGAAGGGTGAGGAGAAGAAGGTTGAGGAGAAGAAGGGTGAGAAGAAGAAGGGTGAGAAGAAGAAAGGTGAGGGAAAGAAA GGTGAGGTGAAGAAGGGTGAGGAGGAGAAGGGTGAGGAGGAGAAGGGTGAGGTGAAGAAGGGTGAGGAGAAGAAGGTTGAGGAGAAGAAGGGTGAGAAGAAGAAGGGTGAGAAGAAGAAAGGTGAGGGAAAGAAAGTTGAGGAGAAGAAAGCTGAGGAGAAGAAGGGTGAGGAGGAGAAGGGTGAGGTGAAGAAGGGTGAGGAGGAGAAGGGTGAGGTGAAGAAGGGTGAGAAGAAGAAGGGTGAGAAGAAGAAAGGTGAGGAGAAGAAAGGTGAGGAAAAGAAAGTTGAGGAGAAGAACGCTGAGGTGAAGAAAGGTGAGGAGAAGAAGGTTGAGGAGAAGAAGGGTGAGAAGAAGAAAG TTGAGGAGAAGAAAGCTGAGGCGAAGAAAGGTGAGGAGAAGAAAGGTAACACGACAGAATTGAAAGGTTTGGAGAGCCTCGCTCCCCTGGTCCGCTCTGTCGAGGAGACCCCCGATGCGATCCATGCTGAGGTACAAGGGACCATTCCCCACTGGATCAATGGCAGCCTGCTCCGAAACGGCCCGGCAAAGTTTGAGTTTGGAGACACTTC CTTCAACCACTGGTTTGATGGGATGGCCATGCTCCACAAATTCAAGATGGAGAAAGGCCAGGTGACATACACCAGTCGCTTCCTGCGCAGCGAAGCCTACAAGAAGAATAGCGAGCGGGACCGTATCATGGTGTCAGAATTTGGTACCGTGGCGATGCCCGACCCTTGTCAAAACATCTTCCAGCGATTCTTCTCTCGCTTTGAGATGATAA AGCCCACAGACAACGCAAATGTCAACTTTATGAAATACAAAGGAGACTACTATGTCAGCACAGAGACCAACCTGATCCACAAGGTGAACCCAGAGAACCTGGAAACACTCCAACAG GTAGATTGGAGCACGTTTGTTGCCGTTAATGGAGCGACGGCCCACCCTCACTACGACCCTGATGGCACCTGCTTCAATATGGGCAACTCCTATGAGGGCAAAG GAACCACGTACAACATCATCCGCGTACCTCCTGGGAAGTCGAACGACTACGACACCCTGCAAGGTGCCAGCATTCTCTGTTCCATCGCGCCTTCGAACAAGTCCCACCCCTCCTACTACCACAGCTTTG CCATGTCGGAGAACTACGTGGTGTTCATTGAGCAGCCGATTAAAATAGACCTGGTGAAGATAGTCACATGTAAGTTGCGGGGAAAAGCGTTCAGCGACGCTGTTTACTGGGACCCCAAGCAAGACACCATCCTGCATCTTATCGACAAGAAAACGGGAGAG GCCAGCCCAGTGAAGTACTACGCCAAAGCTTTCTCCAACTTCCATCAAATCAACGCCTTTGAAGAGTCCGGATTCTTGATTTTGGACCTCTGTTGCGCTGACGACGGCAAAGCCCTTGACATTTACACCCTTCAAAATTTACGCAAGTCGGGAGAAGCACTGGATAAG CTGTACAACAACATGAGCAAGGTTTTCCCTCGCCGCTTTGTTTTGCCCCTCCAAGTGAGCGATGACACGCCGATCGATAAAAACCTGAACACTCGGCCTTCCAGTAAAGCAACATGTGTCAAAAAGAGCAAGACAAGG GTGTTCTGCCAATCCGAGGATCTCCATGGCGATGACCTCTACCAATACGGTGGCCTGGAATTCCCTCACATCAACTACAAGCGATACAACACGAGGCCTTATCGGTATTTCTACGGCTGTGGTTTCAAACACTTGTTTGGAGACTCGCTTCTCAAGATGGACCTCAACGACAGGACGCTGAAG GTGTGGTACCAGAAGGGCCTCTTTCCATCGGAGCCGGTTTTTGTGCCCTCACCAAACGCCGTGGAGGAGGATGATGGCGTCATCCTCTCCGTGGTTCTGTGCCCTTCGCAG GATAAAGCCACATTCCTCCTGGTTTTGAACGCCAAGACGTTTGAGGAGTTGGGAAGAGCCAACGTGCCCGTCAACATGCCCTACGGCTTCCACGGTGTCTTCAACGCATCTGTTCAATGA